One genomic segment of Thermococcus sp. includes these proteins:
- the pgsA gene encoding archaetidylinositol phosphate synthase: MVLNRYRENVRGYLEAIVKPLAKAGVTPNTVTVVGLILSLLSAYLFYLREPRIAGLVLLLGSLIDALDGTLARMTGKVSRFGAFLDSTSDRISDGFVLFGIALGNLADWRVAFLTFMGAYLVSYERCRGELAGSGKLAVGIAERAERLLILIAFSLAGAKYVKYGVYLVGILAWITVFQRMWVVYQRLK; encoded by the coding sequence ATGGTTCTCAACAGATACCGGGAGAACGTTAGGGGCTACCTTGAGGCCATTGTAAAGCCCCTGGCAAAGGCCGGCGTCACACCGAACACAGTAACCGTTGTTGGACTGATACTCAGCCTGCTCTCGGCGTATCTCTTCTACCTCCGCGAGCCGAGAATTGCTGGCCTCGTTTTACTCCTCGGCTCGCTCATAGATGCCCTCGACGGAACCCTGGCGAGGATGACGGGGAAGGTCAGTCGCTTCGGGGCCTTTCTGGATTCGACCTCCGACAGAATAAGCGACGGCTTCGTCCTCTTCGGCATAGCCCTTGGAAACCTGGCAGACTGGCGCGTTGCCTTTCTGACCTTTATGGGTGCTTACCTCGTCAGCTACGAACGTTGCAGGGGCGAGTTAGCTGGCTCTGGAAAGCTCGCCGTCGGGATAGCGGAAAGAGCTGAAAGACTGCTCATACTCATAGCCTTTTCCCTTGCCGGGGCAAAATACGTTAAATACGGCGTTTACCTCGTCGGAATACTGGCGTGGATAACGGTCTTCCAGAGAATGTGGGTGGTCTACCAGAGGCTTAAGTGA
- a CDS encoding HAD-IB family phosphatase — MVRLIAFDLEGTLVKSVSSWVELHKKFGTWEKGKEYAELFFSDEIDYVTWAELDASLWKGHTREEVMEWAESVEYLDYAPELIAFLKENDFRIAILSSGLKCLAERIGRELGVDYVYANELVFDEKGVITGGVNPLVDFKSKGTILRELKDKLRPEITVAVGDGYNDLSMFREADVSIAINPHEGVEGDHNVESLREVREIIEGLLTGQ, encoded by the coding sequence GTGGTCAGGCTCATAGCCTTCGACCTTGAGGGGACTCTCGTCAAGTCAGTGTCAAGCTGGGTTGAGCTACACAAGAAGTTCGGGACGTGGGAAAAGGGGAAGGAGTACGCGGAGCTCTTCTTCTCCGACGAGATAGACTACGTTACCTGGGCCGAACTCGACGCCTCGCTCTGGAAGGGGCACACGCGAGAGGAGGTAATGGAGTGGGCCGAATCCGTTGAATACTTGGACTATGCCCCCGAGCTGATTGCCTTTCTCAAGGAGAACGACTTCAGGATAGCCATACTGTCGAGCGGTCTGAAGTGCCTCGCCGAGAGGATTGGCCGGGAGCTTGGGGTAGACTACGTTTACGCCAACGAGCTGGTCTTCGACGAAAAGGGGGTTATAACCGGGGGGGTCAACCCCCTCGTTGACTTCAAGAGCAAGGGGACAATTCTGCGGGAGCTGAAGGATAAGCTCAGACCGGAAATAACGGTTGCAGTCGGAGACGGCTACAACGACCTGAGCATGTTCCGCGAGGCCGATGTGTCCATAGCCATAAACCCTCACGAGGGCGTTGAGGGCGACCACAACGTCGAGAGCCTGAGGGAAGTGAGGGAAATCATCGAGGGCCTCCTCACGGGTCAGTGA
- a CDS encoding TIGR02253 family HAD-type hydrolase has translation MRAVFFDFVGTLITKEGENETHLNIIREVLKRAGREDLDAETVWRAYEEESSRLFSELAGKEARKIRDVDTEALKLVGERFGFEVPADFWEISIAFHGRYGRLFPDAVETIKALKEMGLHVGIITDSDNDYIEAHLRALGIYELFDSITTSEDSGYFKPHPRPFLLALERAGVKPSEALYVGDNPKKDCVGAKNVGMMSVLLDPMGEKRELWNNCDFVVSALREVVEIVKGLKGR, from the coding sequence ATGAGGGCGGTCTTCTTCGACTTCGTCGGCACGCTGATAACGAAGGAGGGCGAAAACGAGACCCACCTCAACATAATCCGTGAGGTTCTCAAAAGAGCTGGAAGGGAAGACCTCGACGCCGAAACCGTGTGGAGGGCCTATGAGGAGGAGAGCTCAAGGCTTTTCAGTGAGCTCGCTGGAAAAGAGGCCAGAAAAATCAGGGATGTGGACACCGAGGCTTTAAAGCTCGTCGGCGAGAGGTTCGGCTTTGAGGTTCCGGCTGACTTCTGGGAAATCAGCATAGCTTTTCACGGGAGGTATGGGAGGCTCTTCCCCGATGCCGTCGAGACGATAAAGGCACTCAAGGAGATGGGCCTCCACGTGGGAATAATCACCGACTCCGACAACGACTACATAGAGGCCCACCTGAGGGCCCTCGGGATATACGAACTCTTCGACAGCATAACAACCAGCGAGGATTCCGGCTACTTCAAGCCACACCCGAGGCCGTTCCTCCTCGCCCTTGAGAGGGCTGGTGTTAAACCCTCGGAAGCGCTCTACGTTGGCGACAACCCGAAAAAGGACTGCGTCGGTGCAAAAAACGTCGGCATGATGAGCGTCCTCCTCGACCCCATGGGCGAGAAGAGGGAACTCTGGAACAACTGTGACTTCGTCGTCTCGGCCCTGAGAGAGGTAGTGGAAATAGTTAAAGGACTAAAGGGTCGGTAA
- a CDS encoding ASCH domain-containing protein, translating to MKVYRLYVRDEYLDFIRSGEKRIEVRVAYPQLRKIKPGDKIIFNDALPAVVTGVKFYETFRQVLREEPIKKIFPDEPSFERAVKRFHNLYPRWKENRYGVVAIRFKLVGEKGE from the coding sequence ATGAAGGTTTACAGGTTGTACGTCAGGGACGAATACCTCGACTTCATAAGGTCTGGAGAGAAGAGAATCGAAGTAAGGGTGGCCTACCCCCAGCTGAGGAAGATAAAGCCCGGGGATAAGATAATCTTCAACGACGCCCTTCCTGCTGTGGTGACTGGAGTTAAGTTCTACGAGACCTTCAGGCAGGTTCTGAGGGAGGAACCCATAAAGAAAATCTTCCCGGACGAGCCGAGTTTCGAGAGGGCTGTAAAGAGGTTCCACAACCTCTATCCGAGGTGGAAGGAGAACCGTTACGGCGTCGTGGCGATAAGGTTCAAGCTCGTCGGCGAGAAGGGTGAGTGA
- a CDS encoding class III signal peptide-containing protein: MKRRAQTALEYLLVLAAALVLVAVAVKVIFQAMKDVNNSVNSYVSQVRKEMLENL, from the coding sequence ATGAAGAGAAGAGCGCAGACTGCACTTGAGTATCTCCTCGTGCTCGCAGCTGCCCTCGTGCTAGTTGCTGTGGCGGTGAAGGTCATATTTCAGGCCATGAAGGACGTCAACAACTCTGTGAACAGCTACGTTTCCCAAGTAAGGAAAGAGATGCTCGAAAACCTGTGA
- a CDS encoding A24 family peptidase C-terminal domain-containing protein: MLLPLLLGVIMGAVTSYTDVKTGFIDDIHVFPTLSLLEMARGKYSPEGTLERIPIPAVEMGITYYAYKGLSSGDVLLAVSGVAGFLIGLALGLALYYLGGWASGDVLILAGFSALLPFPPEGVEYVPPYYGNYPLYPVTLLLNSILAIFPFIFAYALAVIFIRKKFKELREIFVSGMDTTLELTLWVLASFVGVLLLERLGYSPGTITSWLIALAIITLLGTRRKVGDVIGIIALAYLIYLNPVEGISVAMKTFGLLYTFKVFLALVKFIRMEVLMEEVPVGELREWDILGETIFEKNGKVMRDRLDSFTRLKLAVLKGNPSILRPNYGRVIASPSAEGLKGEQIEELRALVEEGKLENRFLRKKSMPFAPALFLGFLISYFFGDVFWWIELKMMGL; this comes from the coding sequence ATGTTGCTCCCCCTTCTTCTCGGGGTTATTATGGGAGCCGTTACTTCATATACCGACGTAAAGACCGGTTTTATCGATGACATTCACGTCTTTCCAACCCTGTCCCTCCTCGAAATGGCAAGGGGAAAGTACTCCCCTGAGGGAACCCTTGAGAGGATACCGATTCCGGCCGTTGAGATGGGGATAACATACTACGCCTACAAAGGATTGTCCTCGGGGGACGTTCTCCTGGCCGTTTCAGGCGTTGCAGGCTTTCTCATCGGCCTCGCCCTCGGTCTGGCCCTCTACTACCTCGGCGGATGGGCCAGCGGTGACGTTCTAATACTCGCCGGCTTTTCGGCGCTCCTCCCCTTCCCCCCTGAGGGGGTTGAATACGTGCCACCCTACTACGGCAACTACCCCCTCTATCCGGTCACACTCCTTCTCAACAGCATTCTGGCGATTTTCCCCTTCATCTTCGCCTATGCCCTGGCAGTAATATTCATCAGGAAAAAGTTCAAGGAGCTCAGGGAGATATTCGTCTCCGGCATGGACACGACCCTGGAGCTGACCCTCTGGGTTCTCGCTTCCTTCGTTGGGGTTCTACTCCTTGAGAGGCTCGGCTACAGTCCGGGGACTATAACCAGCTGGCTCATAGCGCTCGCAATCATAACCCTTCTTGGAACGAGAAGGAAGGTTGGAGACGTCATTGGGATAATCGCCCTCGCCTATCTGATATACCTGAATCCCGTTGAGGGAATTTCAGTCGCCATGAAGACCTTCGGCCTCCTCTACACCTTCAAGGTCTTCCTCGCCCTCGTGAAGTTCATAAGGATGGAGGTTCTCATGGAGGAGGTCCCCGTTGGGGAGCTGAGGGAGTGGGACATACTCGGCGAGACGATCTTTGAGAAGAACGGGAAGGTCATGAGGGACAGGCTCGACAGCTTCACGCGCCTCAAGCTGGCCGTTTTAAAGGGAAACCCCTCCATCCTGAGACCCAACTACGGGAGGGTTATAGCATCTCCTTCGGCGGAGGGCCTTAAGGGAGAGCAAATCGAGGAGCTGAGGGCACTTGTTGAAGAGGGGAAACTCGAAAACCGCTTTTTGAGGAAGAAGTCCATGCCCTTCGCCCCGGCCCTCTTTCTCGGCTTTCTGATAAGCTACTTCTTCGGGGACGTTTTCTGGTGGATAGAGCTCAAGATGATGGGGCTTTAA
- a CDS encoding protein-L-isoaspartate(D-aspartate) O-methyltransferase, giving the protein MNLDELWRRTVENLVREGLIRSDSVRRAFLKYPRYLFVEECYKKYAHLDEPLPIPAGQTVSAPHMVAIMLELADLRRGMNVLEIGTGSGWNAALIAELVKTDVYTIERIPELVEFARRNLQRAGVKNVHVIPGDGSKGFPPKAPYDRIIVTAGAPRIPEPLIEQLKPCGKLIIPVGSYHLWQDLLEVTKKKDGSVKVKNHGGVAFVPLIGEFGWRE; this is encoded by the coding sequence ATGAACCTCGACGAGCTCTGGCGCAGAACCGTTGAGAACCTCGTAAGGGAGGGTCTCATAAGGAGCGATAGCGTTAGGAGGGCTTTTCTGAAGTATCCCAGATACCTCTTCGTCGAGGAGTGCTACAAAAAATACGCTCACCTTGACGAGCCCCTGCCAATTCCCGCGGGGCAGACCGTTAGTGCCCCCCACATGGTGGCGATAATGCTCGAACTGGCCGACTTAAGACGGGGAATGAATGTTCTGGAAATCGGGACAGGGAGTGGCTGGAACGCGGCTTTGATAGCAGAACTCGTGAAGACCGACGTTTACACCATCGAAAGGATTCCCGAGCTCGTTGAGTTCGCCAGGAGGAACCTCCAGAGGGCGGGCGTTAAAAACGTCCACGTAATCCCTGGCGATGGAAGCAAGGGATTCCCGCCGAAGGCTCCCTACGACAGGATAATAGTCACCGCCGGTGCCCCGAGAATCCCGGAACCGCTGATTGAGCAACTCAAGCCTTGTGGAAAGCTGATAATTCCCGTCGGGAGCTACCACCTCTGGCAGGACCTCCTTGAGGTCACGAAGAAAAAAGACGGCTCCGTGAAGGTGAAGAACCACGGTGGTGTGGCTTTTGTCCCCCTGATAGGGGAGTTCGGCTGGAGGGAGTAG
- a CDS encoding ASCH domain-containing protein, translating into MRHLEFDGRYAEAILRGKKRATVRLGRRPNLKEGDEVLIHSGGYALGKAVIERVESKTVGELTEEDAFLDGFSSREELVKALKEHYKWVRDDSPAHVIVFRLVERFDKPVMSSDYAYEGNNPVEIAEMALRHLDLPEEDRKLIELFLKAGSLRKAAYRLGGLNKRYLIRDALRRAYEELKKRGLMGPKL; encoded by the coding sequence ATGAGGCACCTCGAATTTGACGGCAGGTACGCGGAGGCTATACTGAGGGGCAAGAAGAGGGCAACGGTCAGGCTCGGCAGGAGACCCAACCTGAAGGAGGGTGACGAGGTTCTAATCCACTCGGGTGGTTACGCCCTCGGAAAAGCCGTGATAGAAAGGGTAGAGAGCAAAACCGTCGGAGAGCTCACCGAGGAGGATGCTTTCTTAGATGGCTTCTCCAGTAGAGAGGAGCTGGTGAAGGCCCTAAAGGAGCACTATAAATGGGTCCGTGATGACTCACCGGCCCACGTCATCGTTTTCCGCCTTGTTGAGCGCTTTGATAAGCCCGTCATGAGCTCTGACTACGCCTACGAGGGGAACAACCCCGTTGAGATAGCCGAGATGGCCCTCAGACATCTCGACCTTCCTGAGGAGGACAGGAAGCTTATAGAACTTTTCCTAAAGGCGGGAAGCCTAAGAAAAGCCGCCTACAGACTAGGTGGCCTCAACAAAAGGTACCTCATAAGGGACGCCCTCAGGAGGGCCTACGAAGAGCTGAAAAAGAGGGGCCTTATGGGACCGAAACTTTAA
- a CDS encoding tRNA (cytidine(56)-2'-O)-methyltransferase yields MIVVLRLGHRPERDKRITTHVALTARAFGADKIIISAEEDEHVKESVEDVVRRWGGPFEIEFNPSWKKVMREWKERGGVIVHLTMYGIHVDEALPAIKEDLKAGKNIMVVVGAEKVPREVYELADYNVAIGNQPHSEVAALAVFLDRLLDGEGLRKEFENAKLKIIPQERGKKVLRLGDGDGSQQIPGER; encoded by the coding sequence ATGATAGTAGTGCTCCGCCTTGGCCACAGACCGGAGAGGGACAAGAGGATTACAACGCACGTAGCTTTAACGGCGAGGGCCTTCGGGGCGGATAAAATCATAATCAGCGCTGAGGAAGACGAGCACGTGAAGGAGAGCGTTGAGGACGTCGTGAGAAGATGGGGTGGGCCCTTTGAGATAGAGTTCAACCCGAGCTGGAAGAAGGTAATGCGCGAGTGGAAGGAGAGGGGAGGGGTGATAGTCCATCTCACAATGTACGGGATTCACGTGGATGAAGCCCTGCCCGCAATAAAGGAGGATCTGAAGGCTGGAAAGAACATCATGGTCGTCGTCGGGGCCGAAAAGGTTCCAAGGGAAGTTTACGAGCTGGCCGATTACAACGTGGCCATAGGGAATCAGCCCCACAGTGAGGTCGCGGCTTTGGCAGTTTTCCTCGACAGGCTCCTCGACGGCGAGGGGCTCAGAAAGGAGTTCGAAAACGCTAAGCTCAAAATAATCCCTCAGGAGAGGGGGAAGAAGGTGCTCAGGCTGGGTGATGGCGATGGTTCTCAACAGATACCGGGAGAACGTTAG